From Anabaena sphaerica FACHB-251, one genomic window encodes:
- the cas3 gene encoding CRISPR-associated helicase Cas3' — protein MEIIQIEDTDLQAIEGKRCRTFQAKSQSLNALEIIADIHTRHRKRVIVICNTVSQAQGLYRDLQEINHDYTLNITLLHSRFLPEHRAQKEAFLKEIFAENWQDDGTCYVLISTQVIEAGINITCEVMHSQLCPMNSLLQRAGRCARFQDEQGEVFVYRTVQVNQAYANLAEADIDTETEAATDKKPSFLPYAQETCELTWQVLQAHTESNQVHENVGFRTEETWINQVHTAEDLLQQQRRQNNQMQFENNFEAAFFRGENYTATELIRYVDSRSLFVWEEGGLFIDFTQEPIDPRKLISFSVPVSTLCKVWREFKNLEFGADWIFKRIEAPKDKAETYSQPVCTEIKSRESLINSIKILVNPRYIYYDENIGLLIGVNEFGNGFISPPKSQRSIVSEYRYQMDTYVGHLGCMWTCWRKPFKTLSLKNGKVEPTIYNSVKNELLPTGTKLIKNKIFPQIQESEAAVLFELLVFFAIFTHDLGKLQIKWQEVMRKWQAIAHSSFQGQNPKQHLLAHTDYNPEDSQQKIALKDHEKKHKRPNHAVESAFLARDILTQSLVPLLRDYFEADNEQIQNIWWVVLMATGRHHSAWSNGWEQSDTVKIKNIQLHPEAQRAIAQSWQSMTRFLPPTLPLKSANLSKTMYPVKSKFDLSQLNSADTFEYFHLYLLVVRALRLCDQRSVQLNFHV, from the coding sequence AAGCCCAGGGTTTATATAGAGATTTGCAAGAAATAAATCATGATTATACACTAAATATTACCCTGTTACATTCTCGATTTTTACCAGAACATCGCGCCCAAAAAGAAGCATTTTTAAAAGAAATCTTCGCTGAAAATTGGCAAGATGATGGAACTTGTTATGTGCTAATTTCTACTCAAGTAATTGAAGCAGGGATTAATATTACCTGTGAAGTAATGCACAGTCAACTTTGCCCGATGAACTCATTATTACAAAGGGCGGGACGTTGTGCAAGATTCCAAGATGAACAGGGGGAAGTTTTTGTTTATCGTACAGTGCAAGTTAACCAAGCTTATGCTAATCTTGCGGAAGCAGATATAGATACAGAAACAGAAGCAGCTACCGATAAAAAACCAAGTTTTTTACCTTATGCTCAGGAAACCTGTGAATTAACATGGCAAGTATTACAAGCACATACAGAATCAAATCAAGTACATGAAAATGTGGGATTTCGCACCGAGGAAACTTGGATTAATCAGGTGCATACAGCAGAAGATTTACTGCAACAACAACGCCGACAAAATAATCAAATGCAGTTTGAAAATAATTTTGAAGCGGCATTTTTTAGAGGTGAAAACTACACCGCTACAGAGTTAATTCGTTATGTTGATAGTCGGAGTTTATTTGTTTGGGAAGAAGGTGGATTATTTATTGATTTTACACAAGAACCCATTGATCCACGTAAGTTAATTTCTTTTTCAGTTCCCGTTTCTACACTGTGTAAAGTTTGGCGAGAATTTAAAAACCTAGAATTTGGTGCAGATTGGATTTTCAAAAGAATTGAAGCACCCAAAGACAAAGCAGAAACTTATAGTCAACCTGTTTGTACAGAGATTAAATCCCGTGAATCACTGATAAATAGTATTAAAATTTTGGTGAATCCACGTTATATTTATTATGATGAAAATATTGGTTTACTAATAGGTGTAAATGAATTTGGTAATGGGTTTATTTCTCCACCAAAATCACAGCGTTCAATAGTCAGTGAATATCGTTATCAAATGGATACTTATGTTGGACATTTGGGTTGTATGTGGACTTGTTGGCGTAAACCATTTAAAACATTGTCTTTGAAAAATGGTAAAGTCGAACCTACGATTTATAATAGTGTTAAAAATGAACTATTACCAACAGGGACAAAATTAATTAAAAACAAAATATTTCCCCAGATTCAAGAATCAGAAGCAGCAGTATTATTTGAATTATTGGTGTTTTTTGCTATCTTTACCCATGACCTGGGTAAACTACAAATTAAATGGCAGGAAGTGATGCGAAAATGGCAAGCGATCGCCCATTCTTCATTCCAAGGTCAAAACCCCAAACAACATTTACTGGCACACACTGATTATAACCCAGAAGACAGTCAACAAAAAATAGCACTTAAAGACCACGAAAAAAAACACAAACGTCCTAACCACGCTGTTGAAAGTGCATTCCTAGCTAGGGATATTCTCACACAATCTTTAGTTCCCTTATTACGTGATTATTTTGAGGCTGATAATGAACAAATTCAGAATATTTGGTGGGTAGTTCTCATGGCTACGGGTCGTCATCATTCTGCTTGGAGTAATGGTTGGGAACAATCAGATACAGTCAAAATTAAAAATATACAATTACATCCAGAAGCACAAAGAGCGATCGCCCAAAGTTGGCAAAGTATGACACGCTTTTTACCCCCAACCTTACCATTAAAATCAGCAAATCTCAGCAAAACTATGTATCCAGTTAAAAGTAAATTTGATTTGAGTCAGTTAAACTCTGCTGATACATTCGAGTATTTTCATTTGTATTTGTTGGTAGTCAGAGCGTTAAGGCTGTGTGACCAGCGTTCAGTACAACTGAATTTTCATGTTTAA
- a CDS encoding transposase gives MSEVKADYDGAWKEGVEKYFEAFLTFFFPHIYNEIDWTRGYEFLDQELQQLMRESEVGKQFVDKLIKVWLNDGRETWLLIHLEIQSQVDTGFPKRMFSYHYRIFDRYGQEVVSLAILGDNQANWRPQEYSYERWGCGLSLQFPIVKLLDYQPRWSELEQSDNPFAVLVMAHLRTQATTKNLTGRLQWKLSLVKRMYELGYSREKILQLFDLIDRLMTLPPDLDLNFKTELQRFEGEKEMRYVSSIERLGIAEGIQKSIVKIIRTRFQDAPSELVEQINQIYDHERLNQLLEQAITIGSITDFQQQLSQENKNS, from the coding sequence AGGCATTTTTAACATTCTTCTTTCCCCATATTTACAACGAAATTGACTGGACGCGAGGTTATGAGTTTCTTGACCAAGAACTCCAGCAATTGATGAGAGAATCGGAGGTTGGTAAGCAATTTGTTGATAAGCTGATTAAAGTTTGGCTGAATGATGGTAGAGAAACCTGGTTACTAATCCATTTAGAAATCCAAAGTCAAGTAGATACTGGTTTTCCTAAACGGATGTTTTCCTATCATTACAGGATTTTTGACCGTTATGGTCAAGAAGTTGTTAGCTTGGCTATTTTGGGAGATAATCAAGCAAATTGGCGACCTCAAGAATACAGTTATGAACGTTGGGGATGTGGGTTAAGTCTTCAGTTTCCTATTGTAAAATTACTGGATTATCAACCTCGCTGGTCAGAATTAGAACAAAGTGATAATCCTTTTGCAGTATTGGTGATGGCGCACCTACGTACACAAGCCACAACTAAAAATTTAACAGGACGGTTGCAGTGGAAATTAAGTTTAGTTAAGCGGATGTATGAGTTAGGATATAGTAGGGAAAAAATTCTTCAGTTATTCGATTTGATTGATAGACTGATGACTTTACCACCGGATTTAGACTTGAATTTCAAAACTGAATTGCAGCGTTTCGAGGGTGAAAAAGAAATGAGATATGTGTCAAGTATTGAACGTTTAGGAATAGCTGAGGGTATTCAGAAATCTATTGTTAAAATCATCAGAACTAGATTTCAAGATGCTCCTTCTGAATTAGTGGAACAAATCAATCAAATTTATGATCATGAACGACTCAACCAGTTATTAGAACAGGCAATTACTATAGGTTCTATTACTGATTTTCAGCAACAATTAAGCCAGGAAAATAAAAATAGTTAA